From the Gemmatimonas sp. UBA7669 genome, one window contains:
- a CDS encoding HesA/MoeB/ThiF family protein, with product MSSSDQALWSRRYARQVVLKGFGAEAQQRLLSARVCVVGVGGLGSPAAMYLAAAGVGQLTLIDEDVVDESNLHRQLLFTTPDVGHPKLEVAAARLRAINPDVQVVLHHTRLNAENAAALTRNHDVVLDATDNFPTRYALNDACLAHGMPLVYGSVARFEGQVSVFAARGGPCYRCLFPEMPAPGTVPTCAEEGVLGVVPGIVGLMQATEVIKLITQIGEPLVGQLLLMDLLTHDQQRIGIARRAGCAACGSAAAAPSHRSPTSSTSRPMVQQLTPAEVAALLAGPNPPVLVDVREAWEVETAQVAGSAHLPLNTLPQQVASLNPSRTYALLCHHGMRSEMAANWLAQQGFTSLINVQGGIDAWSLTVDPGIPRY from the coding sequence GTGTCGTCATCTGATCAGGCGCTGTGGTCGCGCCGGTACGCGCGGCAGGTCGTGCTCAAGGGCTTTGGGGCCGAGGCGCAGCAGCGCCTGCTCTCGGCCCGCGTGTGTGTGGTGGGTGTTGGGGGGTTGGGCTCGCCTGCGGCCATGTACCTCGCGGCCGCCGGCGTAGGGCAGCTCACGCTCATTGATGAAGACGTGGTGGATGAGAGCAACCTGCATCGGCAGCTGCTCTTCACCACGCCGGATGTGGGGCATCCCAAGCTCGAGGTGGCGGCGGCACGTTTGCGCGCCATCAATCCGGACGTGCAGGTGGTGCTGCACCATACGCGGCTCAACGCCGAGAACGCCGCGGCGCTCACGCGAAATCACGACGTGGTGCTCGACGCCACGGACAACTTCCCCACGCGCTATGCGCTCAACGATGCCTGTCTCGCGCATGGCATGCCGCTGGTGTACGGCAGTGTGGCGCGTTTCGAAGGGCAAGTGAGCGTGTTTGCTGCTCGAGGCGGGCCCTGCTATCGCTGCCTCTTTCCCGAGATGCCGGCGCCGGGCACTGTGCCCACCTGCGCCGAGGAAGGCGTGCTGGGTGTGGTGCCGGGCATCGTGGGGTTGATGCAGGCCACGGAAGTGATCAAGCTCATCACGCAGATCGGCGAGCCGCTGGTTGGTCAGTTGCTGCTGATGGACTTGCTCACACACGATCAGCAGCGCATTGGTATTGCCCGTCGCGCCGGATGTGCGGCCTGTGGTTCGGCGGCTGCCGCGCCGTCCCATCGTTCTCCCACTTCATCCACTTCCAGGCCCATGGTACAACAGCTCACCCCCGCTGAAGTGGCGGCACTGCTTGCGGGTCCCAATCCCCCGGTTCTCGTGGATGTACGTGAGGCCTGGGAGGTGGAAACGGCACAGGTTGCAGGCAGCGCCCATCTGCCGCTCAACACGCTGCCGCAGCAGGTGGCTTCACTCAACCCGTCGCGCACCTACGCCCTGCTGTGTCATCACGGCATGCGCAGTGAGATGGCGGCCAACTGGCTGGCGCAGCAGGGCTTCACGTCGCTCATCAATGTGCAGGGCGGCATTGATGCCTGGAGTCTCACCGTGGATCCCGGCATTCCGCGCTACTGA
- a CDS encoding alpha/beta hydrolase, whose translation MPMREVGAAALALVSAGVWWIWTWRKRVASHFEASDASRRPLDAQGVVRGAEALHLKADTDRAVLVLHGFNDTPQSMGHLARRLHAAGYTVLVPRLPGHGRALRDMAREAHASAWLTHVRACHAELRARHARVYLCGQSMGGALAVLQAVAHPDTPALALLAPFLGMPDALQWQARLSAFSPAPYFRSTGGERSIHDPDARRQALGPGIVTSRMLRGLRQVALLAERVLGQVTVPTLYLQSRHDNRIEFARAERCFGALAVSDKSARWLEGSGHIVSADYERDLVADAVIDWFARHP comes from the coding sequence ATGCCAATGCGTGAGGTGGGCGCGGCCGCCTTGGCGCTCGTCTCTGCCGGCGTGTGGTGGATCTGGACCTGGCGAAAGCGCGTGGCATCACATTTCGAAGCGAGTGATGCGTCGCGGCGACCGCTCGATGCGCAGGGTGTGGTGCGCGGCGCAGAGGCGCTGCATCTCAAGGCGGACACCGACCGCGCCGTGCTGGTGCTGCATGGTTTCAACGATACGCCGCAGTCCATGGGCCACCTGGCGCGGCGATTGCACGCGGCGGGTTACACGGTCCTGGTGCCGCGACTGCCCGGTCATGGGCGTGCACTGCGTGACATGGCGCGGGAGGCGCACGCGTCGGCGTGGCTGACGCACGTGCGTGCGTGTCATGCCGAGCTGCGGGCGCGGCATGCGCGCGTGTATCTCTGCGGGCAGAGCATGGGTGGTGCGCTGGCGGTGTTGCAGGCCGTGGCGCATCCGGACACGCCGGCGCTGGCGTTGCTGGCACCTTTTCTCGGCATGCCGGACGCCTTGCAGTGGCAGGCGCGTTTGTCGGCGTTCTCACCGGCTCCGTACTTCCGCAGCACGGGTGGTGAGCGCTCCATTCACGATCCTGACGCTCGCCGTCAGGCGCTGGGGCCGGGCATTGTCACCTCGCGCATGCTGCGCGGACTTCGGCAGGTGGCGCTGCTTGCCGAGCGGGTGTTGGGGCAGGTGACGGTACCCACGCTGTATCTGCAATCGCGTCATGACAACCGCATTGAGTTTGCGCGCGCTGAGCGCTGCTTTGGTGCGCTTGCCGTGTCGGACAAGTCCGCGCGGTGGCTCGAGGGGTCGGGGCACATTGTTTCGGCCGACTACGAGCGGGATCTCGTGGCGGATGCCGTGATCGATTGGTTTGCGCGGCATCCGTGA
- a CDS encoding acyl-CoA desaturase codes for MPEFGSWGSDWWKPVVFVLVAGHLTNICVTLFLHRAQTHRGVQFHSLVEVPMRVWLWLTTAIKTKEWVACHRKHHAYADREGDPHSPVVEGLRNILLKGAFYYREAVRQPGMLDKYGKGTPDDWMERHLLDKRSNIGIFFMLAINIWLFGWFIGPVVWGIQMIWIPFWAAGVINGIGHALGYRNHDVKDESRNISPFGIIIAGEELHNNHHADPHSAKFAHRWFEFDIGWMYIKLLSLFGLAEVKYAREGVHARITE; via the coding sequence ATGCCCGAGTTCGGAAGCTGGGGAAGCGACTGGTGGAAGCCGGTCGTGTTCGTGTTGGTGGCGGGTCACCTGACCAATATCTGCGTCACGCTGTTCCTGCATCGCGCGCAGACGCACCGCGGGGTGCAGTTCCATAGCTTGGTGGAAGTGCCCATGCGCGTGTGGCTGTGGCTCACCACCGCAATCAAGACCAAAGAGTGGGTGGCTTGCCATCGCAAGCACCACGCCTATGCCGATCGCGAAGGCGATCCGCACAGCCCGGTGGTGGAAGGCCTGCGCAACATTCTGCTCAAGGGGGCCTTCTACTATCGCGAGGCCGTGCGTCAGCCCGGCATGCTCGACAAGTATGGCAAGGGCACGCCCGACGACTGGATGGAGCGTCACCTGCTCGACAAGCGCTCCAACATCGGCATCTTCTTCATGCTGGCCATCAACATATGGTTGTTTGGCTGGTTCATCGGCCCGGTGGTGTGGGGCATCCAGATGATCTGGATTCCCTTCTGGGCGGCCGGCGTCATCAACGGTATCGGCCACGCCCTGGGCTACCGCAACCATGATGTGAAGGACGAGAGCCGCAACATCTCGCCCTTCGGCATCATCATCGCGGGTGAAGAACTGCACAACAACCACCACGCCGATCCGCACAGCGCGAAGTTCGCGCATCGCTGGTTCGAGTTCGACATCGGCTGGATGTACATCAAGCTGCTCTCGCTCTTCGGACTCGCCGAAGTGAAGTACGCCCGCGAGGGTGTGCACGCCCGCATCACGGAGTGA
- a CDS encoding oxidative damage protection protein: protein MADVTCTRCSTTREGFERPPFPGAIGARIVTEICKDCWGQWLKQQTMLINHYGLNVMDPQARTFLTRNMDAFLFKSGQQEDVDTTKQGTINW, encoded by the coding sequence ATGGCCGACGTGACCTGCACCCGCTGCAGCACCACGCGTGAAGGCTTCGAACGCCCGCCGTTTCCCGGCGCCATTGGCGCACGCATCGTGACCGAGATCTGCAAGGACTGCTGGGGCCAGTGGCTCAAGCAGCAGACCATGCTCATCAATCACTACGGGCTCAATGTCATGGACCCGCAGGCGCGCACGTTTCTGACGCGCAACATGGACGCCTTCCTCTTCAAGAGTGGGCAGCAGGAAGACGTGGACACCACCAAGCAGGGCACCATCAACTGGTGA
- a CDS encoding MarR family winged helix-turn-helix transcriptional regulator: MPTTHPHSDAPHPEAHQPDVDETTAAALRLWVIMSRAQAAVSDLASADVARHGLTLAEFGIIEALYHRGPMLLGEVQKRILVSSGGITFLVDRLVAKGLVERRTCESDRRARYAALTAKGEELVHEIFPAHAAVITRAMAGIPTEDQQHVADMLRDVGRHAANLPPAD; encoded by the coding sequence ATGCCCACCACCCATCCCCACTCCGACGCCCCCCACCCCGAAGCGCATCAGCCGGACGTCGATGAAACCACGGCCGCGGCGCTGCGGCTCTGGGTCATCATGTCCCGTGCGCAGGCGGCGGTTTCCGATCTCGCGTCGGCCGACGTGGCTCGGCACGGCCTGACGCTGGCCGAGTTCGGCATCATTGAGGCCCTGTATCACCGGGGGCCGATGCTGCTCGGTGAGGTGCAGAAGCGCATTCTCGTCTCGAGTGGGGGCATCACCTTTCTGGTGGACCGGCTCGTGGCCAAGGGCCTGGTGGAGCGTCGCACCTGCGAAAGCGACCGGCGGGCCCGCTACGCGGCGCTCACCGCCAAGGGTGAGGAGCTGGTGCATGAGATCTTCCCGGCCCATGCAGCGGTCATTACGCGCGCCATGGCGGGCATTCCCACTGAGGACCAGCAGCACGTGGCGGACATGCTGCGGGACGTGGGGCGTCACGCTGCCAACCTGCCGCCAGCGGACTGA
- a CDS encoding YceI family protein, which produces MQWTIDLAHSQIQFSVKHMGISTVRGTFDQFEGSITEEGGVVQNVTVDIDLASLNTGSGQRDGHLKSADFFDVENHPKASFVLTQFERSGDDVTATGNLTIRGVTKPVTLKGEIGGPAKDPWGNEKVSASLETKINRKEWGLVWNVALEAGGVLVSEDVKLTIEVQAQPAAVPAAV; this is translated from the coding sequence ATGCAGTGGACTATCGACCTCGCGCACAGCCAGATCCAGTTCTCCGTCAAGCACATGGGCATTTCGACCGTCCGTGGCACCTTCGATCAGTTCGAAGGCAGCATCACCGAAGAGGGTGGTGTGGTGCAGAACGTGACGGTAGACATCGACCTCGCCTCGCTCAACACCGGCAGCGGCCAGCGCGACGGCCACCTCAAGAGCGCCGATTTCTTCGACGTGGAGAACCACCCCAAGGCGTCGTTCGTACTCACGCAGTTCGAGCGCTCGGGTGATGACGTGACGGCCACGGGCAACCTCACCATTCGTGGTGTGACCAAGCCCGTCACGCTCAAGGGCGAGATTGGTGGTCCGGCCAAGGATCCCTGGGGCAACGAAAAGGTGTCGGCGTCGCTCGAGACCAAGATCAACCGCAAGGAGTGGGGTCTGGTGTGGAACGTGGCCCTCGAGGCCGGTGGCGTGCTGGTGAGCGAAGACGTGAAGCTGACCATCGAAGTGCAGGCGCAGCCGGCGGCCGTGCCGGCCGCGGTCTGA